ctcaggctggggggggggggggggggggcacattcagccctgctgtgggggCGAGGCCTGGGCCTGGCCTCacaaaagggggaggggggggggtgggggtggcgataacggggggggggggggggggagggggggtggcGGGTCcccagttccccccccccccccagccccggtgcaggcccagcctcccccccccccacctccccccccccaggaggCACCAAGGATACAGCTTGACCACGTCGGTGTCCATCCGCCGCTTGCCCGGGCTGGGGGACGACATGGTggccgccgcccccggggctcCGGGCGGGCTgtcagcgccgccgccgccgctcccgtCGGTGAaagaggggtgggggggtggggggacgACGACGGGGACCGAAAGGagcctggggtggggggtgggggggcgctGGGCTGTGAgggaccggggccgggacccccccaagcggggccggtgccggggtcgcggccgccgccgccgccgccctcctgTGGtggtgccgccgccgccgccgccgccgcctcagcCCCGCTCCGGCCGCCTCTGCCGGAGCCTCTCTCTGGCCCCCTGACGTCACCCGCAGTGACCTCACCGCCCCGCGGAGCTGCCATTGGGCgagcagcccggccccgccctGCCGCGGGGGGTGCCGGGAGGTGTAGTGCCGGGGGAGGGGGGTTGTAGTtcggggaggaggggggggggggagaagaggagggcCGCGGGTTCGAGACCCCGGTAGGGAtgaaggcgggggggggctgcttggggttgtttttGGGTCAGCTccaccccaccacccccccccccccaaaaaaaaaaaaattcggCCCAGAGAGGCACCACGGGatcccctgtgccccccccccagcgctcCGCAGGGCCTCAGGTGGGGAAGCGTGGCCCCGGGGATGGCGCCCGCGTCACCCTCCGGCGCCCCAAAAAATCTGCGGGGTGGCAATTAGGAACAGGCCACGTGGCCGGAGCATCGCCGCACGAGGCGCGCCGCGGGATTTCGGATGCCGTGCCGGTGAGGCACCTCGCCCTGCCTCGGTTTACCCAACCGGACGGGGCGGGGGAGGCACCCGAAGGTGACAGCGGGTGGCGGGAGGGTGACGTTAGCGGATGCCCCTCAGGCTGGCCTGGCACCTCCACGCCCCCGGGGCGGACGTCCCGCGTTCCTGACCCCGGCATCACCAAAATTTCGCCCGGCGTCACCTCCCCGTGCCTGCCATGAGCCAGCACCGCTGTCCACGGGGAGGAAACGCAATCAGGGGACCCCATAAAGTCCCCGCgaaggcggcgggggggggggaccccgcCCTATACGAGCCAGGGCTTGTCTTCCTCAATTTAACGCCCCGCCATCCCCGAGCAGCACCTCCGTCACGGGGCAGGACGTAAGCCACCCCCGAGGGGTTGGATTCGCATCCTGGGTGAGTTAAACCAGGAGGAATCCGGGAGGAAAACAGCGACGGGGTCAGCGGTGAGTAAAGACGCGGGGTCACGGGGTCCCCGTTTCCCCTGACTGTGATGCTCCTCGGGcaggaaaacagagggaaaaagcggggttttctctttgttcctttAAGTGGAACAGGGTGACAGGGCCCACGACGGCATCCCGAccctttttggggggggttatCCTTGGGGCGGAGCTGCTGGCGGTCCTGTAGCAGCACCCACACGCCCGTGAGGTCCCCGCGGGTCCCAGGGGTGAGCACACAGCGGGGTCGGGGGCCCTCCGAGTCCCCCCCCCGCCTAAAAACGGGGGGTCTGAGGCTGGCCGGGGCGAGCAGGGATTGTGGCATCTCGCCCCCCCATTGTGACGCTGCCCCGGGCTTTGTGGGGTGGGCGAGCTGGAACTGGGGAGCCCCCTGCGACAAAGACCCCTGGCCTTTGTGATCCATGGGGTGAAGGAGCACCGGTCCTCTTCAGGAAGGAAGGGCAACAACCCGTGCTCGAGCCCTAGGTGGCCCCcagaagcccccccccccccgagccatGGGCAGGCAAACCTACAAGTTTTGGGGTTCAGGGCCGGCCGCGGTGGCGCCGTTGTGCCCGAGGGCAGGGACCAGCCCCAAGCACGGTGGCCGCTGCCTTCCCGGGAACAGGGCGGGCAGAAAATACCCCAAAAGACGAGATGAAGGTGATTCCGTGAGATGCTCTGCTGGGGAAACCGAGGCAGGGCCTCTGTGCGTGACGAGCACCTGGCTCGGAGGCATCCCGACCCCTAAAATAGGGACAAGGGAGAGCCTTTGCTCTGAAATACGGGAACCACACGTCCCTGCGCCTTCCCTCACGCCAGTTTGGCAGCAGCAGACCCAGGGGGAGGAGGTCCAAAGCTGCTCTGGGGGCAGCCGTGGGGTCTGAGCCCTCCCCAAAGCCCCTTCCGCGTCCTCGAGGATGGAGACACCAGGTCAGGGTTTCCTTCCTTgccttcttctccctcttctggAGGGGAGGAGATCAACACCTAAGCCAGAAGAAGCCCTGAGCAGAGTCTTCCACGCTTTTTGGCTGTGTCTCGGCCTCCCCCGAGCTCCTGCCTGGGCGATTTATCACCCCGGGACAGGCGACGGGGCCGTTAtctgcccccagcagcctgggcaCGCCCCGCTCTTTCCATCGACCCCGCTGCAGGCGGCTGCTCGCCGGCCCGGagctccccctgccccgggaAGGAGGGCCACAGGagccataagaaaaaaaaaaaacaaacgtgAAATGTTTATTCCCGCCTGGCATCGCCTCCCCGTGCTGCTGGGGCCAGGCCCAGCTGACCGCGGCCCCTCGTCCGCCCCGCGCGGAGCTGTCGAAGGCCTCGGGGCCGAGGGCTACGGCAGCAACTGCCGAAGGCGGGGGGCTTCGAGGAAGGCAgaccggggaggggggggggtccccaggggctgccgCGGGGCTGGTTTGGCACTGGGGCAGCCCGGGGCTTTCGCGGCACGCGTCTGAGCCCTCCCCGGGGCACGGAGCTGGCGCGGGAGCGACCGTAAAGGGGATCTGTGCCGGAGCGAGGCGCTGCCCCCAGCAAGGGCTGCGTGCGGTTCCCCCGGAGGCAGCCAGCAGGTTCAGGAGGGATTCACGCTCTCCCACTGCCGGAAAATGCGGAACACCTTGGAGGACTTCACCGAGAGGCTCTGCGGGAGAGGGGAGAGCAAAGCAACAGAGGTCAAAGCGCCGCGGAGGGATCCGCGACTGCGGAAGCTGCGGCCAAAAAGCCGGCTGAGACACCCCTCCCGGCTACCGGGACGCCAGCGAGCGtctctttttgttgttagcGCGATTTCCCAGCAGGAAAACCACGAGGGAAAAGCCCTTTGGGGGGCTGCGACTCGTAGGAAGCGCTCAGGACAAAAGGGTGAAGCGGGACGGCCGCAGCTCGGCCCCGAGCGGAGCGGAGGGGAGCACTCAAGCAGCTAACGGGGCCCTGGGGGGGGCACCCGGCACCCGCTGGGGGTGGGCTGCAGCCTCGgctgcgcccccccccggctcagCAAAGCCGCGGCTCCACGAGGCTGGGGGTGCCGGCGGCACGCCCGCGGGACGCGTCGGGAGCTCTCCAGCAGGACACGAAGCGAAACCGGACCTCGGGCGGCGCTGAGGCGGGCTGGAAGGAAGGGCTGGTATTTACGGCAGCCCTCCGACAGATCCGCTCGCAGCCCGTCGCGAGCAGACGAGACCCGGCCGAGAGGCCGTCAGAGCAGCCGGAGGGGAAACAGGCTCCGAAGACACGTCCTTGGTCCCGTCCGCCCCGTCGCTGGGTCCGTGTTTAGCCCAAAGCGAGCTCGTCTGCCCCGAACCCTGCCCGTAGGCTTTCGGCCCCGGGGAAGGCAGCAGCGAGCAGTGCTCGGGTGCTCAGGTTCGGGGCTGGGAACCCCGCAGGCTCACCACAGGCTCCGTCTCGGGCACTCTGTCACATTTTCTGATGGCCAGGAGCACGTTCAGGATCACTTGCCAGCCCGGCTCTGCCTTCGGGGGCTCCTCCCGGGCCTGGGCCGCAGAATCCTCCGGGGCCTCCGCTCCCTCCACCGCGTTGACCCAGGGGCACCAGTCGCGATGCTGCGAGGTGGGGTCAAAGAAACTCCTCGAGGAAGCGTCCTGGGCAGGCAGAGAAGAGGGCAGCGAAGGATATCAGCGACGGGATCGTTTCAAACAGGCTCCGGAGACGCGATAAAACCCTCTCCATGCCCGAACACCAGCCCCGAGCTGGCCCGGAGCTTCATCTCCCGCAGGCTCCTGCTCCACCCGGCCCCGCGGCACTCaccgagctgctggaggagcagagccgTGCCCGCTTGGCCCTGCGGACGGGGCTGGACGGCACATCCACGGCCgcttccccctgccccatgcTGCGGGTGACGGGGCGGCTCCGCAGCGTGGGGCTGGCTGCCTCCGCTTCGCCTCGCtccacggggctgggggagtCCCAAGCCCGCGGGCGAGAGACCACCGGGGACGGGCTCTTCTCCTGCTGCCGGCGGGGAAAGGACAAGGATTAGCCGAGCCCGGGCACCGGGATTCGCTGGGGGAACCCTCCTGGGAAGCGgttctgcagaaaaggagcCGGGGGCCCGGCGGACACCAAGCTGAAAGTGAGCTGGTGACGTGCCCCTGCCGACGGGCAAAGTATCcccagcaggtcgagggaggtgattttcgcccctctgctcagcaccggtgaggctgcacctggggaactgggtccagttctgggctccccagtacgAGAGGGACACGGACGGAGCGGAGAGAGCTCAGCAAAGGAGAACGAAAACGACGAAGAGACTTAACCATCTCCGCtacgaggaaaggctgaaacCTGGAGCCCAGGAGGTTCCCTCTGCCCACCGGCAGCACTTCTGGGCTGGGTGGGTGCCGGAGCCCTGCCACGGGTACCCAGAGGTTGCGGAGCCCCCTCCTTGGAGAGCTTCTTGGATGTGGGGCTGGGCGCCAGCctggggtggccctgctggggcaggggggggacCACATGGACCCGGAGGCCCCTTCCACCCTCAGCCATTTTGTGGTTCTGCGGTTCCTCgggccaccagcacagcctctgcctgACGGCGACAGGGAGGCGCTGCGCGGCTCAAATCGGAGACCGAAACCCCCTCAAGCTCTCCCGGCAGGAGCCGTGCCACCACCGACGGGGCCCGCGGCACCAAGAAGAGCCCCTTCCGGGGTAGCGGACACCCAAACTACTTCGGCCTCAAGCCCCGCGTGCCCCCGCAACCAAGACGTCCTGAGCCTGCTGAGCGCCGCGCCGTACCTGCTCGGAGCCTGGAGGAACCGCGTCTTGGCTCCGCGTCAGCATCCTGCGCGGAGACGTGGGCACGGGCGGGCAGCGCTCGGCGGGTGCCGTCGGGGCGCCGCTGGGGCTGCACGAGTCCAGCTCCGGGCCGCCAGGCTCGAGCTGGTGgaagccccacagccccacctTCCTCATGCAGCGCGAGCAGGTGATGACCGAGAGGAGCAGGGAGCCGGACACGGCGCTGCGGGGACGGAGCCAAGGCACGGGGGGAAGGTTGGGGTGAGCCTGGGCCCTTCCCGAAAACGGCGGCCTTCAGAACGGCCGCGGGTATTTGGGAAGGGTCGCGGGCACGCGGCCAGCACCCCTCAGCCGCTGGTCGGGTAGCCCAGCGTGCTGGGAAGGACGTGAAAACCCACCCGTATACCCCCGATGTAAATGCTTAAAGGTTTGTATTTCGGTTTGGCACAGAGCAGGGGCACGCTCAGCTCACCCGCCGAGCACCCGAAGGCGTCGCGGGGTCGGCCCCGCACTCACCCGCAGGTCCAGCCGCACAGCGCCAGGACGCAGGCGGAAACGTGCACTGGCAGGGCTTCCGAGGTGAACCTCACCGGCGGCTTCTCCCCCTCTGCGTTGCGCTCGAGCTCCTCCCTGATCAGCTGGAGGAGCAAGGTGATCTTCTCCTCCGTCAGGGACTgggggacagagagaggctggggGTCAGGGGCAGCGCTCACCTTCCTTTTGAGTCCATCGGCGTCTGGGGCTGGATTTGCCCCCTGCCCGGTGCCCCGCAGCTCCTTTTTTTCAATTGGAGTGCTGCCCTCGGGGCTCCCGGCCTGGCAATAACGCTGAAATATGAAAACGGGCACGGGAAAACCCCCGGTGTGACAGACGAGGGACTCTCTGGTTAGAAAAGCGAGTCAGGATAAAAGCGAGAGCCCCAGATCAGGCACGTCAGCCTGGCAAAGTACCCTGCCCGTACCCACACGACGCGTGGAGAAAGGTCCCAGTTCGCTGCCCCGAAGGGCACGAGCTTGCACACTCAGCTCTTCAATTCCCTGGTTAGCACGCTAAAGCCACCCGGAGCGACGGCGCTCTCCTTCCCCGTGCCCGTttgcctctccctgctgcctgcttccccGGATGCAGAGCGGATCTCAGCCCCGACACCCTGCTGACAAGCAGGGATCGTGAGGCCGCCTGTGTTTGGGCAAGCCAAGAGCACTTTTGGGGCCGTTGGCGAggtacagagagagaaaagagccCTCGCAGGCTACGCTTcggctcctgcctccctgctcctccctcctGCGGGGGTAAGCGCTCGTCTCCAGCCTCTTGTAGGATCCTCAGAGCCCCTGGAGGTAACgaacggggcgggggggggtggggggaggagtTGCCAGGGAAAAGTCCCAAAGGGCTCTGTGGGACCCAAAATGGCTTTTGCATCTCGCCAGGAAAAGCAGGACGCCGGCGCCGCAGCCCCTTGCCACCGGCAACATCGTGCTGGCACGAGCCAGCTGCGCCCGTGTTGGGCAAAGGCTTGCGCGGCAGAAACCCTCCCGAACGCGGCAGAAACCCTCCTGAACGCGGCAGAAACCCTCCCGAACGCGGCAGAAACCCTCCTGAACGCGGCAGAAACCCTCCCGAACTCCCTTTGAGGCGCTTCCAGAAAGGCCAGGGGAAAATCGCCCCACAGGGAGCACCCGTGGAGAAAGCCACGGCGACGCCAGACCCTCAACACGCGCGGCCCAGGTCCTCGCCTGGAGCCGTTTCAGGCAGGGGGCGCGCAGCACGGGCACCGCTCGCCTCGTCACAGGGGCCTCGAGCAGCCCGGCACCGAGGAACTCACCGTGCTTTTCATGTCCTCGGCTCGGAGGgagggcagctgcagctccagctggcacAGGCTCTGGAAGCGCTCCAGGAAGTCCTGGAGAAGGGCCCGGGGCTCgtccaccagcagcagagcgAAGCGGTCTGgcggagggggaaaaaaaaaaagaaaaaaggaaaaaaaaaagtggcctTGGGTGCGACGTCTGCCTTCCCGCCCCGTCTGCCTTCCCGCCCCTCGTTAGCCCGCAGGAAGAGGGGAAACGAGGCCAGCAAAGGTCTGCTGACGGTCTtggcttttaaaggaaaagctgaGCGGCCTCTCGTTCCTTCGCCAGGACCCGTCCTAGCGCAGCACAGCTTTGAATCGCAGAATTATTTTGGTTCAGACCTTCAAATCACCGGGAAGACAAAGTCTACGACCCTCTGAGCGCCCCACGTCATCTGCGCCCCCCCACTACCCGCTCCCACCCACAACCCGAGCAGCATTTTCCCTGCCCGGGAGGCACACGAAGGTTAACGGGGGCAGCGCTGGCCCAGAACTCGAGATGCGGGGCTCCCGCTGCCGCTCGGAGAGTCCCCCCCTGCCGCTGAGCTTCCGCATCCCCaggagagggggggggaaaaaaggactGGGACGCCGCCGCCTGCTCCGGGAGCTTGGGGAGAAGCCACAGGGGcgagaggagaagagaagagcgACGGAAAGGGAGATCCCAGGGCGGTGCTGGGCTCTGCGGGACCGACCTGGGCAGGGGCTGTCCGGCCAGAAGCAGAACTTCTCGTGCGCGGTGCACAAGGACTTCTTCAGCTCCGAGCAGCGCTCCTTATCTGCGAGGCAAAACCCACCGCTACGCCtcggggaaggggagggaaagaacAAACAGCAAGCGGGGACGAGGGGAGCCGCAGCAGACGCAGCCCAAGGCAGCCACCAGCCCCGGGACCGCTTCCTCTCCCCGGTTTTTACCTTTACCTGcacctgggctgctgccagaCCCCAGCTAACGTACCCGAGCCCTCTACCCGGGCCGCAGGAGCCGAATCGCAGCCCTGCCTGGAAGTCAAGCTCCCCCCTCCCTCAAAGATTCAATATTTCATTACCTCATTCGCGTTTCAGAATCAAAACGCCCGTTTTTAcgttccctctccttctccgCCCCCGCTTACCCCAGGTCTTCCTGAAGCGCCGTGATCCCTACCCGAGCGGTCGGGCCGGGGTTTATTTAACGAAGACAGCCCGAGCGACCAGCGGGAGGAAAACCAGCC
This genomic window from Cygnus olor isolate bCygOlo1 chromosome 1, bCygOlo1.pri.v2, whole genome shotgun sequence contains:
- the ZC3HC1 gene encoding nuclear-interacting partner of ALK isoform X1, with product MAAPSAAGARGRPPAATPQQIRDLIDGGIAPEGGGSDGKEAAGRPQPANGSLQVDAPPSESTSKEAYFSRVETFTPLKWAGKPHELSPLVCARYGWANVECDVLKCSSCRAFLCASLQLAFDFAKYKERCSELKKSLCTAHEKFCFWPDSPCPDRFALLLVDEPRALLQDFLERFQSLCQLELQLPSLRAEDMKSTSLTEEKITLLLQLIREELERNAEGEKPPVRFTSEALPVHVSACVLALCGWTCGAVSGSLLLSVITCSRCMRKVGLWGFHQLEPGGPELDSCSPSGAPTAPAERCPPVPTSPRRMLTRSQDAVPPGSEQQEKSPSPVVSRPRAWDSPSPVERGEAEAASPTLRSRPVTRSMGQGEAAVDVPSSPVRRAKRARLCSSSSSDASSRSFFDPTSQHRDWCPWVNAVEGAEAPEDSAAQAREEPPKAEPGWQVILNVLLAIRKCDRVPETEPVSLSVKSSKVFRIFRQWESVNPS
- the ZC3HC1 gene encoding nuclear-interacting partner of ALK isoform X2 — protein: MAAPSAAGARGRPPAATPQQIRDLIDGGIAPEGGGSDGKEAAGRPQPANGSLQVDAPPSESTSKEAYFSRVETFTPLKWAGKPHELSPLVCARYGWANVECDVLKCSSCRAFLCASLQLAFDFAKYKERCSELKKSLCTAHEKFCFWPDSPCPDRFALLLVDEPRALLQDFLERFQSLCQLELQLPSLRAEDMKSTSLTEEKITLLLQLIREELERNAEGEKPPVRFTSEALPVHVSACVLALCGWTCGAVSGSLLLSVITCSRCMRKVGLWGFHQLEPGGPELDSCSPSGAPTAPAERCPPVPTSPRRMLTRSQDAVPPGSEQEKSPSPVVSRPRAWDSPSPVERGEAEAASPTLRSRPVTRSMGQGEAAVDVPSSPVRRAKRARLCSSSSSDASSRSFFDPTSQHRDWCPWVNAVEGAEAPEDSAAQAREEPPKAEPGWQVILNVLLAIRKCDRVPETEPVSLSVKSSKVFRIFRQWESVNPS